One Cucurbita pepo subsp. pepo cultivar mu-cu-16 chromosome LG20, ASM280686v2, whole genome shotgun sequence genomic window carries:
- the LOC111783277 gene encoding transmembrane 9 superfamily member 3-like has product MGRFGAVVFIALLVFLCGSVQVRSDGSDHRYKDGDPVPLYANKVGPFHNPSETYRYFDLPFCVPDDVKEKKEALGEVLNGDRLVSAPYKLDFLQEKDATSVCQKKLSKEDVAKFRAAVDKDYYFQMYYDDLPIWGFIGKVDKEGKEPSDFKYYLYKHIHFDIFYNKDRVVEINVRTDPNALVDLTEDKEVDVEFLYTVKWKETTTPFENRMDKYSQSSSLPHHLEIHWFSIINSCVTVLLLTGFLATILMRVLKNDFVKYAHDEESAEDQEETGWKYIHGDVFRYPKHKSLFAACLGSGTQLFTLTVFIFILALVGVFYPYNRGALFTALVVIYALTSGIAGYIATSFYCQLEGTNWVRNLLLTGCLFCGPLFLTFCFLNTVAIAYTATAALPFGTIVVIVLIWTLVTSPLLVLGGIAGKNSKAEFQAPVRTTKYPREIPPLPWYRGTIPQMAMAGFLPFSAIYIELYYIFASVWGHRIYTIYSILFLVFIILLIVTAFITVALTYFQLAAEDHEWWWRSFLCGGSTGLFIYAYCLYYYYARSDMSGFMQTSFFFGYMACVCYGFFLMLGAIGFRAALLFVRHIYRSIKCE; this is encoded by the exons TGAAACTTACCGCTACTTCGATCTCCCATTCTGCGTACCAG ATGACGTGAAGGAGAAAAAGGAGGCTCTTGGTGAAGTATTAAATGGAGATCGTTTAGTTAGTGCCCCATACAAACTTGACTTCTTGCAGGAGAAGGATGCCACTTCTGTTTGCCAGAAAAAGCTTTCAAAGGAAGACGTTGCTAAATTCCGTGCTGCAGTAGACAAGGACTACTACTTTCAAATGTACTATGATGATTTGCCAATTTGGGGTTTCATAGGAAAGGTTGACAAGGAAGGAAAAGAACCGAGTGATTTCAAATACTACCTATACAAGCATATccattttgatatattttataacaagGATCGTGTTGTTGAAATAAATGTCAGAACGGACCCCAATGCTCTTGTTGATCTCACAGAGGATAAGGAAGTTGATGTCGAATTTCTATACACTGTAAAATGGAAGGAGACAACCACCCCATTTGAGAATAGGATGGATAAGTACTCCCAATCGTCGTCACTGCCTCATCATTTGGAAATTCATTGGTTCtcaattataaactcatgtgTAACTGTCCTGCTCCTTACTGGATTTCTTGCCACCATTCTTATGCGAGTGCTTAAAAATGACTTTGTCAA ATATGCCCATGATGAGGAATCAGCTGAGGACCAGGAAGAGACTGGATGGAAATACATACATGGTGATGTATTTAGGTACCCGAAACACAAGTCTCTTTTTGCAGCCTGTCTTGGTTCTGGTACCCAACTGTTTACACT TACAGTGTTCATTTTCATACTTGCGCTTGTTGGAGTGTTTTATCCATACAACCGAGGGGCATTATTCACTGCACTAGTTGTAATTTATGCTCTCACATCTGGGATTGCTGGCTATATCGCAACTTCCTTTTACTGCCAGCTCGAGGGAACAAACTGG GTTAGGAATCTACTGTTGACGGGATGCCTTTTCTGTGGGCCTCTTTTTCTGACATTTTGCTTTCTAAATACCGTTGCAATTGCCTATACAGCAACTGCTGCCCTTCCTTTTGGTACTATTGTTGTAATAGTTCTCATATGGACTCTTGTAACATCGCCTTTGCTGGTGTTGGGTGGAATTGCTGGAAAAAACAGCAAGGCTGAATTTCAAGCTCCAGTGCGTACCACTAAATATCCTAGAGAGATTCCACCTCTGCCTTGGTACCGTGGGACAATTCCACAGATGGCAATGGCTGGATTCCTTCCTTTCAGTGCCATATACATTGAGTTATACTACATATTTGCCAGTGTGTGGGGCCACAGGATTTACACCATATACAGCATCTTGTTTCTTGTCTTCATTATTCTCCTGATAGTTACGGCATTCATTACTGTGGCATTAACATACTTCCAACTTGCTGCCGAGGATCATGAATGGTGGTGGAG ATCTTTTCTTTGCGGTGGGTCAACTGGCTTATTTATCTATGCGTATTGTTTGTACTACTACTATGCTCGCTCTGATATGTCTGGGTTTATGCAAACATCGTTTTTCTTTGGCTACATGGCCTGTGTCTGCTATGGCTTCTTCCTGATGCTTGGAGCTATTGGTTTTCGAGCAGCTTTGCTTTTTGTTCGCCACATATATCGATCCATCAAGTGCGAGTAG